The Juglans regia cultivar Chandler chromosome 16, Walnut 2.0, whole genome shotgun sequence nucleotide sequence TGAACCTACTTTGCATAAACCAATCAAAGCATCCCCTAAATGCAACACATCTTCAAGTAAGATTTTTCACTTCAGGGGACAAGATGATATGCTTTGTTCTCAGTTTCAAAGACTGACCTATACAATAAAAGTTACTGAAGCACTCAAAACAACAGAACTAATGTATGGTGCGTTTCTTAATAATCTAGAGGCCCGACGTTTAGAGTAGATTTCGCTTGACAACTGTAGAAAAAAACTACCCTGAAACTATGAGAGCAACCGGCTATTGGGTTATTGTAGGACGCTAAAATTACAAACTAATGATGATAAAAGAAAGCTCTCAATGCATCATATAGTCACGACCATCGCATCTCACATCCAATAGAACCAGCCTTTTAATCGAGAATCATTTACACCATTCATTGTGATCCACAACGATCTAACATTACAAACTGGATCAGATTCATTTTCAAGTACATATAAAAACCGATGTGAATATTGATGACTCTATTTAGCTTTTCTTTAATATTGTAGCTCTGTAACAACATGGATAGAACTATCAGACACTTATACCAGTGTGTCACAAGAATTAATTCAGAAGacaatgtaaaatttgaaaaaatgtataGCAAGTCCAAACCTTATTTATCACTTAACTCATTGGTTTCTGTCAGTTGTTGTGTCCTGCATTggtatatagaaattataagtAGCCcacaataatgataaaaattacaaaagctAGTTAAATTAACATTGACCAGCCAGTTCTGCTGAATCAAATGTGTACCAAATctaaaagtattgaaaaataaatcaatctatGATTCTAAAATGGAAGTTGGATAGACTTTGCTGGAAATGATTCAGTATAGGGCATCAGGCTTGAGAAGTTTGGAAGGAAAGCAACTGACAATGCAAGGGAATGACCTCATGTGGAGAGAGattggaaaaaagaaattataaactGAATAAAACAATGCAAGGTCTGAAAATGCATAGAAGAGCTCAGAAGAATGTAATCAACAGAAAAATAGGGCAGTGATTCTTTCATGCTTGTGATGTTGTACAATGAGGCTCTGGAAGAATGAAAGAGGACCATTGCTCAAGTGAAGCATGATGAGAGTCACttctttggaaaatgatagggtagcaAAAGCTAAAAAATTGCTTTAGGGAGGTCTAAGATTTAGATTTAGAACACGTCACAGATTGCGGAGGAACAATCCATGTCTAGGAGCCCAACTAATAAAACTTCACCCAGAATTTCCTGAAGTCCTTTTCCGCTATGCGTCGATGTCATTGGCACTCAACTTTAGCCAAAAGGCTAAGAAAGGTATAATTAGTGGTTAATCACCAATCAACAATGTGATTGCCTTCCTAAATGGACCAGAACATGGATGaaatttagaaaacaaaaatagagtcAGTTAatggtatattaaaaaaaatagaggttaGGATATATAAGTATTGCTTTTAGAGTATTTCTGACAGAAAAATTCTTGCCTAAAGAATGAAGTCACAGGCTAACTTAAAAAGTATCAGCTCAATAGGCTTGCATTCTGTGACCTTCAGTTCTGGCTTTCATTCTGAGACCTTCAGTTCTATGGAGAAACGAAACATTAAATAAGCTGTGATTTGCATTTTCAACATTGTAatgcaattatttttattaaaaaatatgtgaaacatGTATTTCTACATTCTTCTTCAGAGCTAATATCTTAATTCTTTACAATTGAAAGAattttacacaataatattCAGATACTCAACatcacacaaacacacacacacaagcagataaacaaacatgcatgcaaGCTTTCATAAAGTTATTTATCCTATAATTCGCAGCACATTTGGCAACActattcatattaattaaggTTTACCATATTGGCAAATGACTGATACCAAGCCCATTGCAGGTAAGTATCATTCCTTTAAATCTGGCAAGATATTCCTGCATCAGAAGGGTAGAATATTCCAAATAGTCACAATGCAATATCAGTGATTATTACCAAGATGCTTACAAATAACCTAACCATGTATAAGTTGACATTTTGAGGtgcgaatatatatatatatatatgtatctttttcccattttcttACCCGCAAAGTATACTTATCAATCTCATAGATTCCAGTTAGATCATAGTCAAGTCGTTTAGCAGGATCACTCAAAActgcaaaagaaattaatggAGGTCACTTTATATAACCTGTGGAATAATATAACTGCATGATATAAAAACCAAGGAAGTTATAAAAAACATGTAATGCTGCCTTCCACCAGCAAAAAAAGTGATgattataaaggaaaaaaattcctatttgcttttttttttcttttgtctttttgtaaCATGTAGAAATACATCCATGATGCTGAAAGCAAATCTATGGATATTAAACTTTTATTGTAGACAATGAGATGTTGGACAACTCAACATCCTAATCAAAGATCTTGAACTCTGAAAGAATACTAGTCAAGGAACCTTAGTCTGGATTCCTCAAATACTTGTCAATCTCTTGAAGATAGTAAAGATGCAAGATCAAGCTGATATCTAAAGGTTGAAAATGCTATGAGTGGGTCATTAGCTTagcttttttaaagaaaaaagcatAATAAAATCATATGCAACTAGAAATGGAAATGCAGACCTTTGGACTTGTATGCCTAAGTACATGTTTGGCAGCAGATTTTGGTTAATCTACAATAGAGTGATTTTCACTCTACAGTAAAAGTTTTTTCCCAACTTCTTCCCAAACATACAAACttcttgtttttcatttctacaataaaactatattaaaaaaaattaacttaaaaaaaaactgaatggGGTGGTGACCACACAACAGCCACccattcagtttttttaaatgaattattttgaactcaataataattatttaaaaaatatttctcataaattcattatttaaacatatttttaaggTGAGACCCACAACTTTCATTAAAACCTATAAAACTCTCATCTACTTCATTTCTTCACAATTCATCAAAAActtcccaagtttttaaatccaaatatcaCCCAAGTGATTAGATTATTACCTTTGTAAGCCGCATTGATCTCTTGGAACTTTTCAGTAGCAGCACTGTCACCCTTGTGCTTATCAGGATGCCATTTCTATATGGTCCACAGAATCATGTAGATTTCTCGGTCAATGTCCCATTGAATTTAATGACAAGAACTTTTGACAATGAAGCAATGGAAAAAACACCAAGGAGCTATCAGAAGAGAGATCACTAACCAGTGCAAGCCTTAGGTAATTTAATCTGATATTTTCTTCAGTTGCATCATAATCAACCTCCAAAACTTTGTAGTAGTccttcaaataaataaagacctacatcaaatataaatatatttatatatatatatatatatattatacacacacacacacacatactacTTCTAGTTCTTGGGGTTAGTTCTACGAACCAAAACTCTGGGAAACAACTAATGTGAAGTTGTATACATTTCTTGAGGAAAATGAAGTGCACAACTGAACTCAAGAGTCATGTTGAGTAAAATTCAAAGGGAAGTCAGTTAAGAAAACATCAATTGCTGAATGTTCAATGATAATTAGCTCCATTGAGCTAGgatttaggagatgtttggaaacaattttcatctcatctcatcccacctcatttccttcccaaacatcattcaaacacaaacactttcaatctaatcattacaactttttcaaactaatcattacaattttcctaaacttccaaacaaaaaataaaaacaattcaactttttcaaatcgcaaaacaaaaattatatttaaaaattatattctaataatattttaactatataatattttttattaacctttttctctctcctttcccaaaatccaataaatacttaactcaaactatctcactactattcacaacccatcttaccactactattcacaaaattatcatctcatctcattttatttcccAAGCATCCCCAACCAAAGGACTTTTGTTTCAATGTCTTCTGTCTCATTCCCTGagcatctcattccccaagcatctTACTACTACACCAAGAACGCTACTTGCTCTATCCTTGACCACATAATTTAAATGGTTAAACCACTCCAACCTGCTTTAATGCTTTTCCAAAAGGACAAAGTATGTCACCCTTCACCCTTGGGGAGAAAACTTGTATGGTAGAACATCTACAAAAACGACATCCTTGATTGAAAGTACCTTAGGAAGAAAAACAATCAAGCTGGTAATTGAAGTAAGGCGGGCCATCTCAGTCTAGTTCCATCAGCCCGTTTGTAAATGCTCTTCAGTATAGCTTGTTAAATACCACTTGATAATTCATCAAAACAGAGATGGAGTATATTCCACTTTCCAGTTAGTTACCAgctaaaaaaaacccaaagaaaCAAATAACTACAGCTTTTCCCCATTTCAGGCAGTCTCCCTTGCAGTAAATTTTACCTAGTCTTCGATTTGCTCATGTCCTAAAAAGTTTGAAAACGCATGGTGGGAATTTGGACAGATTCATTCGAGTTGCACATTATTTATCTGAGAAAATCCAGCCATATCTGGCACAGTACATTTTTGACAATTATTGAATACATAgcgttttcctttttttccttcaaattatTGAATCCAGCCTTAAGTGTTGATGAGCGGAGTAGTCATGTAAACTGCAAAttaagttttacttttttttaccaTTACTAATCAACACCATTGTGCATCAACTAACCCAACTAAATCCTATCGAATGTCTACAAATTTCATCCATTCCACATCTATACCGAAACTGTAATAAACCCAACTCTGTAATGGACAGAAGACATTGAAACAAAAGTCATTTGAAACAAAAGTCCTTTGGTTGGTTACTCAGAAAGCTGTAGAAATGAAGACACGCATGTACAAACACACATGCTATTATTCGGCGACCGAAatccctctttcttcttctgtcttatattttcttaactacCAAATCgagcaacaacaacaataacaaaaaaaaaaatcccaggAAATTTTGATACCTTTTGGATAGAATTATGATTGCCTTCCATCTGCTGGGTTTGTACGTGAAGATTTgtcaatcaatttcatttgaGAAGTAAGAAAGCACTTAGCTTGAATTAGCTGAAGATATAAATACCCTTCGGAAAtcaattgaaattaatttgaataaatttggaaagaaaaatcagGAGGAGTTTGGGCTTTTTGTGGTGGAATTTTGATGGGGAAAGAGAGACGAGTGGAGCTTTGAGTGCCACAACTCCTATCAGATTCTGTCTTTTCCTTGCTACTTTGgctttcttttcaaattctttgtaTTCAGAAATATTTcagttttccttttaaattctttggttttttcaagccctcataaaaaaacaaaggagtTTCTTGgagggaaataaaataaaataaaaatatcgacAAAAACAGATCAACAGCTTTTTCTTTAACGGAAATGCCTAAAACGCGAGAATAGAGGACGGAAGAATAAAAGGTTTAAaggaataaaaagataaaaacaccCGGGATGCTTCCAACGAAACGGGATGagatcagataaaataaaataagattaagataagataaaataagataaaatattatataaattttataaataatagtaagatagtttgtaaatagtaattgagttaagaatttattaaattttgaaaaaaaaaattaaataaaaaatattataaaattaaaatattatttttattttgaaaagttatattaattagtttgaaaatgttgtaatgattaggacTGATTTGTTTATACAaaaattctcaattcatctaatctcatctcatataggACTGTAAACAAGTCTAACCGAGTCGATCTTTAGCTTGCGACAAGACTTAAAAGATagcatatatatgaaattattaaattttaatacatatacataaaaagatagcatatatctatttcatatatggttctcacatactggtatatgaaattattaaattttattaactaattattgcacaaattataaaatatagctatcAATATATAagcataagtaattaggttacatattatatatttaattataaaaatgttatgcTTATAataagctaatatatatatatatatgtatatatcaatatataaataagttttaattgAGTCAAATGAATAAGTCGACTCGGACATAAACGAGCGGGCCTTAACGAACCTTAATCAAGTTGAGTTTAGTCGGTTAtatgtcatttactaatcgagtgAGTATCTGCTTTCAtgaccaagttttttttttttttttccataagacgagttcgattcgagtttaactgGGTGAGTACCGAGCTCGCTATTAAATAGATTGGTTCATTTACAATCCTactctcatataatcattataatcttttcaaatttttaaacaaaatacaataaataattcaagttttttagattttataataaaaataatattaaaaaattttattttaacaaaatcttatttaacttttaattttcatctcatttcatttccacAACGAAAGAAGAcccaaaaaataactaaaagttagttattaaaaaaaaaattttaaaaaaatatctaaactaATCGATCTTAaccttgaaaattgaaaaaaaaaatcaattctcaactccacaataaaaaataaaaaaatagatgttaACATGCTTTATATAGACTCTGCAACTTCACTTAGAAAAGTCAAAAGTCacaataaaatgtcaaaaaagaCTTTGTAATCTATCTGTCAAAAAAATTCAGAACATCTCAAGAACTCCCATTTTATATCtgaaatttacaaattttatttcatctcttttGTACTCTAGATTCCAGTCTCTAATCTCTgccctgtttggattgagaaatgtctctactcatctcatctcatcattacaactttttcaaattttcacataaaatataataaacaattcaatttattcaaaatctcaaaacaataataatatttaaaaataatattctaacaatattttattcaactcatttaaaactatctcatctcatctcatctcaactcactatccaaacggcagcTAAACTCTCTTGCATCCATCTTGTTCGTATTTGGCACTGGCAGCCTCTCCCATTGTTGCATCGCACTTGCAGACGTTGAGCGACATCTCTGTTGTGCTATGGTCGACCAAGGTAAAGGTAAAGCTCAAcaatctctattatatatacagtaaAATTTTGTGGCAATAAAACAATCACGTGACTTGTCTTCTAGTCTCTAGAAcatcctttgttttctttttttttttgtcttcttcttcaagacTTCAACCGACCACGATGACCAAAGGTTTCACAATTGAATTCCCATGTCCCATGCCACGTATTccttggcttttttttttttttcaaattttgtctttttttcaacttctacaatgtataatttatttcttgattttgaaaattaatattaatatattttattttattgtgtagattaacaattttatataaaagtggTGCTCATTTGTTATACAAAAGTGAAGCCCATTTCCTAAGAAAAAACACTATAGACAAAGGAATCCCACAAATAGATCCTACACAATGATGTGACACACTTGTCtcctctatttatttttctctttttttctccccTCCCCCTGTGCTGCCACACCTGCCCTCTTCCCGTGCCCTCTCTTTGTGTCTGCCATGGTGGTTGGGAACCACCTCAGGGTGGGCAGAAGACACCGACAATCCAAGCGACACCACCTGCCTGAAGCTCAAGGCAGCTTGTCGTGTACATTAGTGGTCGGGGATCACATTTCGCACACTATATGTGTGATGACCGCGCGCCGCTAGGTGGCTGGGGTGGCGAGATTTGAGTCGATAGCTTGTCCTTTGGCTGTCTGTGGTGGTCGAGAACCACCCTGAGAGGGCAGACAACACCAGGGAGGAGGGAAAGTGGGAGGAAAatgggggagaaagagagagggaaatggggaggaggggaggcacaaggggagagagagagagaaaagaagaagaagaagaagaagaaaaaaaaaatggagacgTGGCACACTAGCAGCTCTCTTTGCTAAATCAGGTTCTATGAGAATGAGATATTAGAAgaaattgaatataaaaattttattagcaATTGTGCATCTCAACAAACAAGAAGtatactttttaaataaaaatatactttgatACAAGAAAAAGCTCACATTTTAACTTACCGCCTTACACATGAAAATCTATTGAGTCGGCcctcatctcatttgtgtaaccaaacgagaccatCTGAAAGTGTTCGCATTTGCATGATATTTAGAAAGGAAATGGGTTaggatgatatgagatgagattgaatgagatgaaaattatttcaaaacatccCTCGTATACATAaaagttttatacaaaaaacaattataccCTATTACAACTTAATTTGATCAATTaaagtgtaaaataattttattataaagtaaatttgatatattacattaaatcacattaatatataaatattttttatttatatatttttcatgtgaaatttgaaaacaGTGTATAAATAGTCCTAACGTTGCCCTTTAGTTTTTGGAAAACACTATAGACACGAAGGAATCCTACAAAgagatctcacacattgatgtGGTATACTACTAGTGTGTCACGTCTCcacctattttcttttctttttctttctcccctcCCCCATGCCGCCACCCCTGCCTCTCTCCTCGCAGGCCATGGTAGTTGGAGACCATCTTAGGATGGGCAGAAGACACTGACGGTCTAAGCGGCATCGCCGACATGGAGCTCACGGTAGCTCGCCGTGCACGTTGATGGCCAAGGACCACATTTTGCACACTATGTCCGTGGTCGACCGCACGCCGCTAGTGGGTTAGGTGGAGGGATATGAGCCGATGGCTTGTCCTTTGGCCGTCTGTGGTGGTTGGAAACCACCCCGGAAGGGTAGACAATGCCGACGAGGAGGGAAagaggggagaaagagagagggaaagggggaggaggggaggcATGAGGAgaggggagagaaagagagagagaaaaagaaataagggAGATGTGGCACATTGGTAGTGTGCCACATCAATGTATGGGATCTATTTGTGTTTCTAGCTGCCCTCTTATTACACATTGCTAGTTTTTATCTTGTTTGCACTATTTCCATGCACTATAGCAGTCTTTTCTTTAATACAAATTAttctttcatgagaaaaattaaaattaaaaaaaaaaaaaaaactgttggatcataattattctaagaaTCAAAGAGATAGGAGAGCGTCCTATACAAGGATGTCATGtctaatataacaatatattctctcttttattttattgagatgatGTTAAATGGGCTTGAATTGATTGTACGAATTGAGCTGGAGTGGTAAAATACTtaaggcttgtttggaaaacacatttcattccatctctcctcatatcatctcaaaatttttcataatttttttttaaatattactcaaatataaataatttttaatttcaaatttttaacattttcattttatcattatctaatcattataaattttccaaacttccaaataaaacacaaaaactatacagttttttcaaattttaaaacaaagattatattgaaaattatattttaacaatattttaactttataatatttttattcaattttttatttctcatttttcaaaacctaatcaaacaTTTTAACTCGAACTATTTTACTAATGTTTACAGATTTGTCATTTCATCTCAATGTTGATAATCCACTGATTACTGTATTAAAATTTGCCAACTATAGCAGCCAAGTTATGTTGATGAAAGATGCTTTTCCTCGGAGTGGAGCTTTAGAGGTAGCattttaaaaggttgaataagaCCTTAATTTGAAGCCAATGTTTTGGCTCGACATGATTTTTCAGAAACGTTGTCAGTGGTGGCATTTGACTATAGACAAAATTGGAGATGTTATTTACTTTGGACATCATCCATTTGGGGTTCGTGCATGTCAATGCATCCTAAgatgctttcttttcttttcatgatcaaatgatatatattatacgaAACCCACTATAGCttagaaaaaatcaaaataccaaTAATTTTCTATACTGATTGATGTGAAAAGTGTTTTATATCAGCGTGTGTGataaatgttttaataaaaaaaaagtgaatagattttttcacaTAGATAATTAGGAGTGCAACCCGCATCTCCTGGGTGGGCAGCCAGAGGTAGGCACCTACCCTTGCATGGGCGAGGGGCGAGTTGGGCCCCCAGATAGGTGCTCCTGTTCAGATGCCAGGGTTCGCCCACTCGTGGGCCTCAATGGGCCCTTCGGTTCATTAGACTGAGAACTTGTTTTCGGGTAATTTTTGGGCTTAGAATCCATTTTTTGAACCAATTTTGGACGAAAACTTGTTTTCTCTTCAATTTTGACCCAAAAAATGTTTTCacttaaattgaaattaaatgtaTAAAGTATGGAATTAAATGTTAtctctaaatataaataaacgaAATAAAGTTGCTAACTAATTATTCTAACCTATTACAAGTAGTGTAAACCATTATAcattaatctaaaactattacaaattaatttaaaatattataagttgcCAAATAGTTTGAACGAATAACAATGTTATAATAATtgaaatacattttaaaaataaataaaggtaaCAACGTGTAGCAAGCATTTGTGAACTCCGAGTAACATCATaaaacttgaagaaaaaaaaatgaatgatatgTGGCACAAAAGGAAACGAACgtcaattaagaaaaaataataacattattaacatatatacaaactataaaaaattaattaacaaaccAATGGTGGTGAAACCCCAAattaaattaggttagagattTTATATTGAacctctaacctaatttagggTTTAATCCGAAATCCTATATTGGGTTaaggtttcggattgaaaccctaaattctTTAAGGTCTAGAATGCCCTAAAATTATCTAGGGGTTCAAtccctaaactaatttagggtttctgATTGAAATCCTAAATCTTTTCCAAAcatcaaacttcaaataccaaaattcaaacacccaaaaataaactcaatggCATTCAAAACACAACTTCATCctctattacaaaaaaaaaaaaaaaaactgattttgaaatttcaaaatactTGGATTCAAAAGTTCAAGAAATTACAACTACAAGGTGAGATGGAGAGAAAAAGAGTAATGGAGATGTGACTGCCTGTTGTGGCGACGATGAGTAAGAGAGTTGAGAGTGAGGCTGAGAAAGTGAGTCAAGACATCGGGAGGGTTGGgcggttgggttgggttgggttgggttgggttgggttgggttttttaatatatatattgggtcGAGCGAACAAGTTAAAAAACTTAGGTGGGCTAAGGCCGAGCCCGGCCCCCGCCTACCCTAGCTGGGGGTTGGACGGGTGGGTAGGGTAGGCCTGATGCGGGGGCTCGCTCAGCAGGCCTATAGATAATGACAAAAGAAAGAGTGGagaattcaaacaaaaatttcattatagataaaaaaaaaaaaaaaaaaaaaagagccaaAATGCTTAAATCCTAAATTTCCTTGGTTGCTTAGGTATTAAGATAAGGTCAGAAAAGGGTCACCACGAGAGTAGTTGATTTAGAAGTCCATAATAAAATGGCTCATTTTTATTTGTCTGATCATGAGTTGGGATGTTGGGACAATAATTGCTATATTATTCTCacaacttctcttttttcttttttttggttaatgATCTACATACTAAAGAAATCCTCCTTTGAAGACTGAGTGAAGAGGTCTTATATCCAATGTACATGAAGcaatcaaaacccaataaatcaACTCCCAAAGCtactctttttcctctttcactGCCTTGGTGGGTGTTAAAGGTTCTAGTCACATTTGGCACTCCAGATTGAGTCATACCTCTCAATATACTATCTCTAGATTAGTTAGAAATTTTGTGTTACCAGTTTCTGGTTCTTTAAAGGTTAATCATGTTTGTGAGTCTTGTCAAGTACCTAAGAATCACAAGCTTTCCCTTTCCTGAGTCCAATAACAAATCTACATATCATCTTGAGTTGATACGCTTGAATGTATGGATCTCCCCAATTTCTTGAGTCGGGGATTGtaaactttattgatttttCAAGGCTTACATGACTATTCCCTTTAAAGCTAAAATATGATGTTTTTCCTTACTTTATCAAGTTCAAACACCAAGTGGAAAACTTGTTCTccaacaaaattaaacaactcCTCACTGATAACGGTGGAGAATATCTTTCCATTGCATTTCAAGGCTTTTTCCCTTCCCATGGAATATTGCACAAGCTCACTTGCCCTTATATATTTGACCAGAATGGCATATATGTGAGAAAGCACAGACACATCACCAAGATAGGTTTATCTCTCCTAGCCCAATCTCAACTTCCCACTTGTTACTAGGTTGATGCCTTCTCAAAGCCACTTATATTATCAATAAGCTCCCTACATCTATACTAAGCAATTAGTCTCCCTACTTCAATACtcttttgggaaaaaaaaaaaaaacaatccgACCACAATCTCCTTAAAACTTTTGGTTGTGCATGTTACCCTCTTCTTAGATCTTACAACCCACACAAATTAGCTTTCAGGagtaaaaaatgtgtttttctcAAATATAGTACAAATCAAAAGGGTTATCATTGTCTTGACCTACAATAAAAAAAGGTTTATATCTCCCAACATATCGTATTGATGAGTTGAGTTTCCCTGCTCAAACTATGCAAGGTACAACTACTACTTCTCCGCCTTTGTAGGACCATTTCCATGCCTCTGCCACTCCTATACAATTAGGTTTACTATTTACCTCTCTACACTCTATTTCTTGTCCTTTATTTTCTACTTTTGATTCTCTTACCTCACATATGCCGGTTTCTCCTACCAATCTTTCCTCTCTTCCCTCACCAAATGACATTTTCTACCCCATCATGCCCTCCACAACCCATTGTTGAGATCACTTCTATACCAGTATTACTACTTTACCATTCTCCTAATGAGTTACCATCCCTTTCATATGCAGATCCACCTCCTACCAAAGCTTTCCCCTCTATCCAAATCATTATTCATTCTAAAACCAACTCCTTGAAACCTATACAATTTTCAAACTATCATCTCTACTACTCTACCAAATATCCACTCCAATCCCTCTCCACTATCTCCACTTTAACCTTACCTCTT carries:
- the LOC109004515 gene encoding dnAJ-like protein slr0093 isoform X3 — its product is MEGNHNSIQKVFIYLKDYYKVLEVDYDATEENIRLNYLRLALKWHPDKHKGDSAATEKFQEINAAYKVLSDPAKRLDYDLTGIYEIDKYTLREYLARFKGMILTCNGLGISHLPI
- the LOC109004515 gene encoding dnAJ-like protein slr0093 isoform X2, whose protein sequence is MEGNHNSIQKDYYKVLEVDYDATEENIRLNYLRLALKWHPDKHKGDSAATEKFQEINAAYKVLSDPAKRLDYDLTGIYEIDKYTLREYLARFKGMILTCNGLGISHLPIWTQQLTETNELSDK
- the LOC109004515 gene encoding dnAJ-like protein slr0093 isoform X1, giving the protein MEGNHNSIQKVFIYLKDYYKVLEVDYDATEENIRLNYLRLALKWHPDKHKGDSAATEKFQEINAAYKVLSDPAKRLDYDLTGIYEIDKYTLREYLARFKGMILTCNGLGISHLPIWTQQLTETNELSDK